The genomic stretch ATGGCTATGAGTAGGTAATCTATTCATTAACAGTCTTTTCATGGGCAGCTTGAATAGATCTTTTACAatctcaaataaaaatgtagaaaGAATAACTCCAGGCAACCACGCATTAAGATACAGAGCGCAGGTGCACAAGTGCAAATGATTTATTTGGACTGTACAGTGAGCTGGCAGAACTGCAGGAAAATGCTGACCCAGTTTCTATTTTACTCCTGCCTCCCACAAGAGAACAGAGTGAATCACATTATGCTTCAGTACCGCAGAAGGGGTGTTTATCTTTTCATGCCctgaaataatgaaaagaaattaaatataaatataaaaacataaaaataattatgGGGGTAATTAGTCTATtctaataaagaaaaaacaattattattaaaaaaaactaaaacaacaattctttgtttattttcctcacTTAAGGCATCTGCGATTGACTGGCTGAATGCCTGAGGGGGCCGAGGGTAGCAATAATGACCACCAACAGCGGTCTTCTGGAGGACCACGTTGTCCTTGAGAGTTTTGGTCCACTGGATGAAGCGTTTCACTCCGGGGTCGCTCACATACGGCTGACCTTTGTGGTAGCCTGTTGTGGAGACAAAGGACACTGTGGCCGATACCGTCACCACATACATGCGGCACTATCGGGTACTTATTGTTCCAGCTGTGCTCACCTGTGATGAACGTCTCCGTTTCGCAGCTGCTGGTGAGGTAGGGCAACGAGCCTTCCACATGGCGAACTCTCATCTGAGTGCACACCAGGTAGGTCACTGAGGCAGAGAAGGCGGCGGATGCAACAGACTTCATGAAAATGCTTACAAGTGTGGCGGCAGAGCTGTCGGATCTGAGCCAATACCGTTGACTTACTCGGGCATATGCGGCTGAAGACTTCTGGCTGGGAAGTGGAAAAAACCTCCAGGACAAAAGGAAGGTCAGACGTCCCGTCCACCGCGTGGATCCAGCGATACGTCCAGTATTTTTCTGGACCTAAAAAGGTGAACATGGTCAACCACCACGaactgaattaaaaatgtaaaaagggaGATCAGCAACTTTGAAAATCTTTTACCCTTGTTCCCTTTATTCTTGACTCTTTCAACACGACCAACAAATGTCACCAAACCGATGACGTCACATGCAGAATTGTGCGATACGTTTTCCAACTCTGACCTGCAAGATACATGAAGCACTTTGTGTGTGAACAAAACTGTAATCCGTTTGTCTTTTGTGCATAAACCAAAACAGTAACAAATAGCATAGCGTGCATCGTGTCAGATAATGATACACAAACGTTAAACTTTAGATTGATGGCAATTCATTACCTGGTGGTGAATTGATAGCAAACCTCGGGCAACCCCCACTGAGGCAGTACAGTCTTTGGTGAGACCAACGTGAGGAAGGAAATAGGGTTGCGAGGGTTCAGGCAGATCtcttggaaacacacacatggagatatTACATTTAGGCCTGCGATACACTGTGGTTCAGACCTTTCAGACaaccccaaaaataaatacacacccACAGAGTTAAAACTCTTCATTCTGTGGTGGTCCATTTGCGGATGTGATCGGTTGGAGTAACTCTGCTTCAAGGTGTAATTCTGGATGTACAACACGGTGCCTACGCTCAGACTCTGGTAAAACTCTGGGCAAAGTTCGTTCCAAAGCACAAGGGACATTGTCCCACTCTGGTCAGCCACTTCAAAGTACGCCTGGAATATGGCAAAGAAGGAGGTGAAAAACAAGCTGGACGCCGCTCTGTCAAACTATATGGACATGAGATCCTGATCACATCTCGTTACTGCAGCTCCAAGTTCCAACTCACCTGGTAAGGATAATCGATCTTGAGCTCAAACTTCCCATAATACCGTAATCTAGACTTGTGTATTATCTTCaccaggagagggagaggtttCCAAGTCTTTCTAAAGCACGACTCCAGACTACACAGCAGAGTAATCTTGGAAACTGTTGGAAAGAAGACATTGCAAAAAAATTTCATGCAAAACAAATCGTACAAGCAGAAGCAATAGAGCAACTCATTTGCCAGCTCTAGCTCTCATtaacaaatacattgtttttatgatGTAAGACTACATATTGTAAGACTAGGATTGTGGGTACtgcaataaagaaaaaacattctcaGTTTCAACATCCACATGTGAGGATTAGTTATGCGTTttgactgttggtcagacaaaacaagcctCACTTTGTGCTCTCTGTACCTGTGATGAGCATTTCCACTCATTTGTTGTGCTACCAggagacacaaataaataaataaataaacatcaacAAATTGATGACAATGATTGTTAGTCATTACATCCCACTTGTTGAATTCACAAAATGGTCTGTCGCATTAACATATTGCTGGGACTTTCCATCCTCAAAATATTGCCACAATGTGACACGTTGCTCTCACACGTTGTGATAATCTGCTTTGAATTGGCTTCGGGGCAAAGTCCACCTCACGGTGTACATGTAAACAGTGTGGCGCAGGAGGACCAACAGAGTATCTCACCATCCAGCACCGTGTCAGATGAGGAGCACCCTGAGGTCCAGATGTCCCCCTCCGGGTCGTCGTTGTTCCACAGAGACAGGTAATGTTTGCGGCTCACCTGAAGAGGAGCGTCGCTTCGCAGCGCCGCACTGCACTCCATGCCCCGCCGGACCAGCATGGGCAGCGCACCCACGTCCTTCACGCGGGACAGGAGCGCAGACCTCTCCGCGCCGCACCGGAGCTTCTCCACGCAGATGTAACCGTGTCCCAGTACCCTCTCGTCGTAAACGAAGGAGCACTGCGTGATGTCGATGTCGCCCCCGGTCCGCAGGCTGTTCGAGTGCACCAGGCCATTTAAACTCGGGTGCACGAGGCATTTGGCCCGCCAGACCCCGTCGGTGACCGTGACGTCGTAGCTGTAGCTGTCGAGCCCCTCGCTTTTCTCGGATAAGTACCGCTGCAGCGCCACCACGGCGACGGGAGCCGCCCCCTCGGCGCTCACGTTGAGACACTGTGTGGAGGACAACCGGGCCAACGTCCGCGCGAGGAAAGACTCGCGAGGAAGACCGTCGACCGTCGAAGAACAAGAAGCGCTGTCCTCCATTGTGGACAGGAAGCTAGTCAGGTCATCAAGTTAGCCGTCAGGGAGCGACTTAACGTGGACCAACGAGTGACTGTCACGTTACCAAACAATGATCAATATCCGTCGGTCTTGCTCACGAAGTAGCCGTTACCGCCGGTTAACGGTACAAACAACGCGGGTGCAGTTTGATTAGCTTACGTCACTATTTGCCTTGAACAGCCGAAAGTGCGCCGAATGAAAGAAATGCGGCCTCAAGTTAAAATACTTTACTTATATGTATAAATGGTGCGATGCCGAGTGTTTGACTCTGAGCTAAACAAAAAGCTAGCCGGCtcatgtaaacaggaagtaccGCGCGATATTTTTAAATTACGCGCTGAGCAGGAGCTGACGTCATCAATGCGACGAGGAAGTTGTTGTTGGGTATAGTTGTTGACAATATAAAAGTTATACACCGTTTAAATTATAAGTTTAAATAAACGTGTTCGAGTATTATCAGCAAACGTTTAAGTTCTCATTCTGCAAAACACGGCTTCCGTCAGTATTTTACTATTAAATAGTTTATTTCTCTTAACACATATAATCCTTCAGCGTTTTGCATTTGTACAACACTCGCATATCATAAAGGTCATACGGTATATTGATGTTTAACAACAACTCAAAGAGTAACAAGAGCAAACAGGGGAACTGTGATTTGCTTTTAACTAAACAATGCTATAACAGCTTTTAATGCAATtaatgttattgtatttttacagtttgataTAATTTCCTCTTAACTATGTTAACTACTGATTCATTTAGTGTTCAGTATCCAGTGTAGTTGAATGATTAATACTATGATTCAAATAAATGGATGTCTAGATGCAATTATGGGTGACAGTCATTTGTttaagtattcagatcctttccTTAAATTAAAGCAGCAAATATTCCACTACAATTAAGAGGACTGTATTAcaaatgtgtccatgtgtgagTATTATCGGCACAGTTATgtttaagtatcaaaagtaaacgTATTCATTGGTTTGTACTTAGTTACATTGGTGGCAACTAAGACATGATGTAACctaatatatttatgttgtaCTTTGTGTCATAGCTTATTTGatttgagagagaaagacaaacacaaaacgcAAGACGCAAGACCTTCCTTGAGTTCAAACGCTCCACTACTGCCCCCTACTGGCCTGAACTGAATCCAACACTGATCTGCTTAAAATGGACAAAGAGCCCACTAATCCCCACCATAAAGTTAATTTTACGttaaaattaaatacataaaacacgTGCATGTAACATTTTTCCAATAGCAAAACAATCCCTAAATATAAGTACACAGCACCACAAACATGAATATAAGCACCCCACATGTATTATACAACAGGTCTGACTTTGTGTCAAGAGACACAGTTTCCAGAGCACAATTTAAAGTGCAGGATTATATCTGAGGGCTACTAGTTGCTGTcttaatgtgttcatttttttaaattttaatttataAAGTTGCATGTAGTTTGCTGCATCTGGTTACATTTACGTGCTGAGGTGACTGCCTCAACTGTAAATACTGCGTGTACTCTTGACTGCTTACATGATGCTATACTTAATAATCTTGACGTCACAGAATCGGTTGAGCTTTGAAGATGCGTCTCTAAATTCTTGAGATGTTTCATCTACCTCATTCGATTGAATACACATTTGCAAACGTATATCTAATGTATATTGTATAGCATGTCATCCTTTGTTCATATTCTAGTTGGTATATTTATAGTGTATTCTGATATATATAGTGCTGATTTATAACCTGCTGCTGTAACAATAATTTCCCAATGTCAGGTCAATAAAGTATCCTTCACATCGAGATGACTGCCCTCTATACTCCAAAAAATCTGACAAAATAAACGTGGAATGTTTTCTGGTCAACTCACCAACGTGGAGATTTGGTGGAGAAAACAAACTCTACAATACAGATTGTAGATTGTGTTCTGTTGTGGTGCGGCACAGGTGGACCTAAACGGGACACAGTTTAGGAGTTGGTTGAAGTGAGAAGGTTTATTTAAGGGACCCAGGGGAACCGTGGAGGAGTGCAGACCGGGCTCGACGTTGTGGGAGAAGACCCGCAACTACACCCCTCAAACAGTGACCTAGCGCCGGATGTAGGAAGAAGAGCCGGGGCTGAAGAAGTACTGCAcggctgatgagctgatgagAGGCAGGTGTGCAGACTGGGACAGGTGTTGAGCTAATTGATGACAGAGCGCGAGCCAGCAGCggagacacacccacacacacgctcgcgCAAACACGCATGCACATTTATgtccacacacccacacgcacgcacacacacacacacacacacagtcagggaGAAGCATGGGAGACGTAAATACAAGAGCCGTTGGACCTGCAGGGGCGCGGCCACAGCCCTGACGTGTACACTGCCACTTCCACGTTGAGTGTGTTACCGCGGAACTGTTGGTGCGCATCACAGGAGCTGTTGTTGTGTTATTGCTGAGTTTCTACGGGGCAATCAAAAGAAATGTGGCGGCTGTGTGGGGTGGGCGGCACGGTGTCACTTATACTCGGCGAGCCTCATGGTGAGTGAGCCGACAAATGAACCGTGTCTGTTGGAGTCGTAAGGCTGTCCTCCTGTCAGATATTATGTCGTACGGCTgcccttctgtccttctgtcatATATTATGTCGTAAggctgtcctcctgtccttctGTCAGATATTATGTCGTACGGCTGTCCTCCTGTCAGATTTATGTCGTAGGCCTACTGTCAGATATTATGTCGTACGGCTGTCCTCCTGTCAGTTATTATGCCGTAAGGCTGTCCTCCTGTCAGATATTATGCCGTAAGGCTGTCCTCCTGTCAGATATTATGTCGTATGGCTGTCCTCCTGTCAGATATGTAACCATCTCCGTTCAAACATATTGCTCATACTGCCAATGTCGTAAATTATACGAAACAATTGTAATTTCAGCAGATATAATATCACTTAATATCACTTTCCTAACAAACTATGTTGTCTACTGGTTCAAAATAAACGTCTGCATTAGATTTAGTTTTAACATCAAGGAGAATTTAAACTTCATTCAATGTTTTAGGTTTGCGGTGGTTGAACACATGGTGAAAAAGTTAACCTTTACAGTATTTTACAATACCATTGTAAATGTACAATTAATACAGATTATGCATATGCATTCCAGCTTTTACTGTATTGCTAGgacatcctgctgctgctgctaaatCAAAGTGGTCTGATAGACTGTTTACTGTAAAGTTACAGCTCAGTCTCTCTCCAGCAACATGCATTATCAGTCGTTTCACAGTTGTCATTTTGCTATAATTAACTGGAAAAATCTCCCAGCAACTTTCTGAGAAAACAATGCAATAGTAGCCAGTAATGTCCTGTAAACAGGAGCTAAACTACAGAAACAGTTAATACTATTACCATTAAAGTCAATGACAACCATCATCAGCCTCGACTACTCTATCAAAGCTGTTTCAACATGACGTTATAGAAACATGATCCATAATGGAGTGGGTTTTTACTGAGCTCCCTGAGAAATAGCCTGCCACCAGCCACATCAGCACCTTAGGAGACTGTTTTTTATAGGCAATCATGGATACATTTATTAGTAaatcagaaggaaaaaaaatcacaaatatggCAGTGTTGGGATTTCATCGTCCTCCTATGCAAAATTGGAATTGTATGGTTGTTTATCGTCTTAAGAGGCTTGATTGTTGTAGAAGATGCTTGTGACTAAGGAATTACAACATGTGAATGTTCATCTAATTTATAAAAGTATTTGCAGCATAAAATGCGAAAGAGCCTCCAACGAGTTTAAATGCATACGTTAGTTTGCTTTTGCAGCCTTTCTTACCAATATTCTCAGAAAAGTAAAGTGGGAATCTAACATGAGATCAAGTTACTAAATCTGTTCAACGCATGGTCCATTTAAAATCACCTTATTAACATTCCTCGTTAGTTTATCCTTAGGCATCAAAGAGGTGCAGCAGGTTGATTGTTAAAACCCACTTCTGGTTTCGGTGTAGAGCTCAGAAACCTAATcgggcaaacaaacaaacaaacaaacaaacaacatgatAACAGCAAAATGGAAACGGTAACACATTTAGTAAACACAAGAAAAGGTCTTTTAACAGCATGTGACTCAGCATTCAATACAACATCGTCCTTAAACCTGTCAAACCTCATCATGTGTAGCATTATAGCCAACAGCTCCATCCACTTGCCCAGAGCAcatgagaaaataaacacataatgctttctctctctctctctctctctctctctctctctctctctcgctctctgtcagTGTGATCAATTTTTCGACTTCCTCCTTTTGGAGTGGCTAGGCTGAATACCAGAACACAGGATATGCTTCGCAGTGCTCTCAgtttcacagcagcagcagcagcagcagcagcaaccacTGAGAGGACGACACGCTCTGCAGTCAAGATGAGTGCTGGGGATGTGGTCTGCACCGGCTGGCTCATCAAATCCCCCCCGGAGAAGAAATTAAAGAGATTTGTAAGTAGGACTACACACCAGACACTTGTTTATGTCCTCAGGAATGCCAGGTTGTGCTGCTGAGCCTCGtcttgtatgtgtctgtgtgtgtgtgtctgtgtgtgtgtgtgtgtgtgtgatacggTGTGGAATGATGATTTGGAAACATACTGTCAGTTTGTCTGCATTTGTTAAACTGAGCTGTAATTCCCTCTCCCCTTACCTCGTCTTTCTGTGTGTTGTAGCTTGTGTCCATAgttataacaacaataacaatatatgtCACAGACTGCAGGCAACATGGAAATGACCCCTACAACAAGTACATGTAATTGCTTACACAGACAGCagtgttttgtggttgttggggggggggtcatgtgaTAATGCTGGGCTGGCCACTCagctctgtgtatgtgtgtttgtgcgttgtGAAACATGGGAAGTAATGTCAGTCGGACAGACTTAAGTGACAAGCAGAAATAGTCCGGCTTTATGACGGCTGTTTGCACTTCCTCTGTACcaatggaggaagaggaggagggcaaTTTGTCAACACCAGTGCTGGgaagggtgggtgggtggtgtgCAATGATGGGGTCGTGGGgcagtaaacaaaataaaacttattttaGCACACTATGCAAATCCTGTAGATACCAGAGAACAAAGTAAATCCATGTGTTGTTAGGGCAGGCCCACTATCTGGCTCAGTATTCAAATGTCAAGCGCATGTTGTCACATCATCATGGTCAAATGTACGCTGCTCTGTGAAAATCTGCACCAGCATTcacttttaaagaaaacaacagaggGTTTTGTTGATGTTTCTTTAATAAAAGTCCATTCCTCAAGGTCACACAGGAAAAGGGAAATATTGAGAGAAAATATTGCAGAAAAACGTACAATTAGAGGTTTGTTAACCTCAGATGTGAATATTAtttccatttatatatatataaaacattgaaTATCTCATGCTAAGTACTGTTGTTTCCATAAGTTCAAGACTTCTGAGAATggatatagttttttttaacctctaaAGGCCTTTTCCTCTGAACACATTTttgaaaagcacaggtgtaaataatcaaatcaatGAAAATCAGgatgaattccatttagctgcttcagtttcaggctCCTGGTGTTGTTCATTCTGGCTCACTGTCACTGTCATGACTTGCTGGGAGTCTTGACCTGAGttattgttactagtaacaCCTGGGCTTTTGCTACGATGACAAGTCAAGATATGTGCTATGAAAAATGCCTCTTCTGTTTCAGAGTGTTGAGAATATAAAACCTCAGCTTGAGTGTGAATGTCAATTTTTtgactttgggggggggggggggggggggggggggggggggggggggggggggggggggggggggggggggggggggggggggggggggggggggggaagcatctgaactcaaggtccacttcaCGGTCCCCCTGTGGATCACATGTGCTCAGTTGCCTCCAGCACTGGCCACCTTCTCAGGTCACATAATGCCAACTAATCACACTTCATCTGCCGAGGAAGATCATgagatgtggttgaaagctTTGGGGGATACTAGTCTgtatctcttctttttctcttttttttaaaaatcctcagCTTGTTGTTTTAGATTTCCTGGCTGTCGTTGTATTAAACATGCATGGTATTCACAGTGGGGGAAAATATAAGCTTTGGCCTGCTGGTAACAGAAACTGCCTTgacttgaaaatgaaaacaacaaaaaaaaatagtggATCCGCCTCTACTTTCACTACATATACAAAACAACTCATTTTTCAGAGCTCAAACTTTTCAACGTTCAAAACACCTATAGGATCAAATAGCCATCTCTCTAGTTACGGTTTCCTCTTAAACTTGGTAGTGTTATTCATGGTAAGTGTGGCGTGTTTATACCATTTCCTGGTATAAACACATTTCACCAACTGACTTGTGCAGGATTACCCACACGCAGAACAAAGAAAAGGTTTTGTTTCAAGTTCACGCCACAGAATTAGCAGGCAGGGCTTCACCCCGACGATGCACACAGCGCCACAAAACCACGAGGGAAAATATATACATCCAGCATTACTACTCTTAGaatttgttttgattgttgCTGTTTTGTCATATGAAATGTGACACCATACGTTAACATATTACAAGTAGATCTCAGGAACTATAAATACCTGTTTTAGTGTTAGGTTTTCAGTAAAAAGGACTCAcccaatataaataaatacctcTTTTGGTGCAAGACATTTTCTGCTAAACACAACTTCCTCTTCTCTGTACTGCTGGGAAATTTGAGTTGAGGTTCCGCTTACTGACCAAATCAAAAGCCAAAAGGCGGTTTAAAGTTCGCCGTTGGAAGCAGGAGTGTGATCTTGTTCCCCAGACGGGTGTCGTGACTAATGaaatggaggtggagggggaaaGGTTCGAACGATGCAGTACTGTGAACAATACTACACAGTCAGGATAAAGTTCAAACTCCATGATGAACCGTTTGCTCCCTTTCTCCTGCAGGCGTGGAGGAAACGCTGGTTTGTGCTTCGAAGAGGCCGCATGAACGGCAATCCTGATGTGCTGGAGTACTACCAGAGTAATAACTCCAAAAAGCCGATCCGCACCATCGATCTGAGAGAGTGTGAGGTCGAAATGCTGAACGGGCAGCTCAGGATGAAGCGAGACTTCCATGGGAAGCACCTCTTTGTGGTCAAGACCTCATTTCGGGTTTTTTACCTGGTGGCCAAAActgaggaggagatgaacatcTGGATCAGTAGCATCAGTCGAATTTGCCAGTTTGGGAGCCTGGAGGATGCAGGTAAATACACAGCACTACTACGAGTACTCACAAAGTACTGCTGTAAAACAGAAGGGCATCTCATTCACTGGTCGCAATTCAGCAGATTCAACACCCTGCTGGTCCAGAAGACGTTGGTGTCACTTGACCCCACGCAGGAAGTGGcgaactgaaaataaaacttGAGAAAGAGGTCAAAACAAACTGTTTGTTTGGTGCTTGGTGGTTCACACACTAGTCGGGGTTCAAACTTGAGGTTGCGGTTTACTGAAGTCCTCAAATTTCAATTTCGTTGGTCTCGCGGCAAAAAGTCCCAAGTTGAGCTTTAAATGAGAATGTGTACTCACAGTTGCGTTTTCAAGCTTTGTCAAGCTTAAAGTAATTAATTCTTAATTTGAATGGAGTTTATAGTCCAAAGATGCCAGTTTCAGGgaacattaataaaataatgctacaaaaactttgttttgtattatttgggGTTCCTGTGATAGAGCGTGAAGCAttcttttatttacagttttaaaaaacatcgagattttaataatttattttccttatATCTGAGCGATCCTTATGGTTGGAGTGGCGGacttcaaaacatatttttatcaGCTGAAAAGTCTGGTTGACTACCGTGTGCTTAATACAGAGCTGAGGCCTTTTCAGATATATTTTCCTGTAAGTGAGCTCCCAAACCACATACGATATCACGTCATCAAATTGTGGTTAAAACCATTAGATGTCTTCTTTCGACGCCATcagcaacaccaacaacaaGTAGATGTTACATTATCCTAAAATGTTACCATTAGaaatctaaaaatatatttagcgACATGTTTTCACACAACTGCTCTGGAATGGAAGTTCATTTCGATGAGTGCTCGGGTCAAGCAAAGTGCATGGTTTAATAATTCCAGCTGTCCAAAGTGTGGTCGTTGCTACTTGCCTGTCACGCCGCCTAATGTTGCTGCTGTACGAGAGGAGATAACAGCAGATGGGAGCCGAGGTCCAATTCGAATTAACAGATGAATAATGAGATTTCTGTATCATTTTCCTCTAACATGCTAAATATCATCTTTCTATCACTTCCAAATGCCTTTAATTGACCCGTGACAACTGTATTCTTATGGTGTTCACACTTATTTCTATAATTaaacttcttcttctgcttctatACATCTATTGTCAGAGAGATGCTGCTGTGACCTTTGCTCTACTGTGATCTCTTGTGAGGAAACGTGGCGACATGTCTGTTAGAACACAGTCCTCTGTGTGAGGGAGATAGAGCAATGTTGCTGATATGCTGCCCTGCACGTTAACGTAAATCTCGTATGCGCTCAGAAAAGCACACACAAGTAGTCGAGTACGATGCAAAGAGAGATGCCGCACACTGAAACGCTCGCGTACAGATTGACGCTAATGTCATGTTGCTCTGAAGGGTTTTCAGAGACTGTCGGGTTCTCAAGAGGCTCCTCTGCCCTAGCGCCTCATAACTTTTGCAGAAGAGTATAAAAGATTGTTCTACACCCACACGAGAACACAAATCTCTATTAAGGGTAGCAAATGTTTTATGAGAACATGCAAGACTTTGggatttctcccccccccccgcatggTTTTGCAGGGAGAGCCTTGACTCGGTGGCCTTGAGTGAAATGGaatgaaacacatttctgaacGAGAGCCAATCTGACAAAAAGATTGGAGGATATATAAACAAAAGTGGCAGCGGTGCTCTACTTTCA from Cyclopterus lumpus isolate fCycLum1 chromosome 14, fCycLum1.pri, whole genome shotgun sequence encodes the following:
- the radx gene encoding RPA-related protein RADX isoform X2; its protein translation is MPRAPEFKWPGALEQPADRGRHRHHAVLLRLRREGTGTRLHLRGEAPVRRGEVCAPVPREGRGCAAHAGPAGHGVQCGAAKRRSSSVSKITLLCSLESCFRKTWKPLPLLVKIIHKSRLRYYGKFELKIDYPYQAYFEVADQSGTMSLVLWNELCPEFYQSLSVGTVLYIQNYTLKQSYSNRSHPQMDHHRMKSFNSVEICLNPRNPISFLTLVSPKTVLPQWGLPEVCYQFTTRSELENVSHNSACDVIGLVTFVGRVERVKNKGNKGPEKYWTYRWIHAVDGTSDLPFVLEVFSTSQPEVFSRICPMTYLVCTQMRVRHVEGSLPYLTSSCETETFITGYHKGQPYVSDPGVKRFIQWTKTLKDNVVLQKTAVGGHYCYPRPPQAFSQSIADALTQAPLVAAADLKKELETLHYREHKKVAIQGQITAVRYMKSPKTSRGTEEKEVQDVSTDACEHAVPDTHKHPSTAEQTSVASSTSASPERISASGRKRRNPTRKATKSSLNRVSAMAKRRHNDTEEGQEQEEEEEEERDSGSEEAQDVERRQQLQNQDSDVMSWESSSWLKQRQEVSEHLVRGGLHRASVSRRFTFDEKNVLLQQSNLQPTRWTAEGNADITPGVCPGYYQVTILGINKQIAVDAAYLPVVRSDEPGAVGLPQDPHDNTMLSCLSSGFLCPLRDTGSNGESTLPEPEEVLATAPELEDTHVVCVLDLCHLGGDEMEVLINKVYRVTEVSLN
- the radx gene encoding RPA-related protein RADX isoform X1 produces the protein MEDSASCSSTVDGLPRESFLARTLARLSSTQCLNVSAEGAAPVAVVALQRYLSEKSEGLDSYSYDVTVTDGVWRAKCLVHPSLNGLVHSNSLRTGGDIDITQCSFVYDERVLGHGYICVEKLRCGAERSALLSRVKDVGALPMLVRRGMECSAALRSDAPLQVSRKHYLSLWNNDDPEGDIWTSGCSSSDTVLDVSKITLLCSLESCFRKTWKPLPLLVKIIHKSRLRYYGKFELKIDYPYQAYFEVADQSGTMSLVLWNELCPEFYQSLSVGTVLYIQNYTLKQSYSNRSHPQMDHHRMKSFNSVEICLNPRNPISFLTLVSPKTVLPQWGLPEVCYQFTTRSELENVSHNSACDVIGLVTFVGRVERVKNKGNKGPEKYWTYRWIHAVDGTSDLPFVLEVFSTSQPEVFSRICPMTYLVCTQMRVRHVEGSLPYLTSSCETETFITGYHKGQPYVSDPGVKRFIQWTKTLKDNVVLQKTAVGGHYCYPRPPQAFSQSIADALTQAPLVAAADLKKELETLHYREHKKVAIQGQITAVRYMKSPKTSRGTEEKEVQDVSTDACEHAVPDTHKHPSTAEQTSVASSTSASPERISASGRKRRNPTRKATKSSLNRVSAMAKRRHNDTEEGQEQEEEEEEERDSGSEEAQDVERRQQLQNQDSDVMSWESSSWLKQRQEVSEHLVRGGLHRASVSRRFTFDEKNVLLQQSNLQPTRWTAEGNADITPGVCPGYYQVTILGINKQIAVDAAYLPVVRSDEPGAVGLPQDPHDNTMLSCLSSGFLCPLRDTGSNGESTLPEPEEVLATAPELEDTHVVCVLDLCHLGGDEMEVLINKVYRVTEVSLN